A window from Montipora capricornis isolate CH-2021 chromosome 7, ASM3666992v2, whole genome shotgun sequence encodes these proteins:
- the LOC138055623 gene encoding uncharacterized protein, which produces MTKRLCTEYVDPRGLEAILANRLIPLGKGEGAVRPIGVGEVLRRIMGKCVTKVPLAMSLYAISLQLLITRLQVKSAASQYWYADDATEYGSLGDVKTWWDELMVSGPPLGYFPNPQKCWLIVKPEKERPAKEIFSETTINITTEGRKHLGAAVGSRDFFEEYVDEKVEEWVAQVTRLAEFATTQPQSSYAAFAFGLRHHWTYFLRTLPDIAPFLEPLERATADLLVPAITEHVTTQEERDLLELPVRLGGLGLVNPARTASQEYEASVKITGPLVRQIIKQAHEPPDETEIKTLQASARREKDELLKMQCEQVRESLPSKTERAVELATEKGASNWLTVIPIREMNFNLNKREFRDAIKLRYDWEIADLPAMCTCGDLFTVDHAMVCRHGGLIIQRHNEIRDLEAEMLRMVCTDVEIEPVLQEVTGEELNRGANKAPDARLDVHARGFWDRQPSAFFDVRVCHPNADSYRELSLKQIFQLHENEKKRQ; this is translated from the exons ATGACCAAACGCCTATGCACGGAGTATGTCGATCCTCGGGGTCTGGAAGCAATTTTAGCGAATCGGCTTATTCCCCTCGGCAAAGGAGAAGGAGCGGTGCGACCGATTGGAGTAGGCGAAGTGTTAAGGAGGATTATGGGAAAGTGTGTCACGAAAG TGCCACTTGCCATGAGCCTATACGCTATCAGCCTTCAGCTACTCATAACGCGACTACAAGTCAAGAGCGCAGCTAGCCAATATTGGTATGCCGATGACGCAACTGAGTACGGCTCCCTAGGGGATGTGAAGACATGGTGGGACGAGCTCATGGTCAGCGGGCCTCCACTAGGATATTTTCCAAACCCCCAAAAATGTTGGCTTATTGTGAAACCTGAAAAAGAGCGACCTGCTAAGGAGATCTTTAGCGAGACAACCATTAACATCACAACTGAGGGTCGCAAGCATCTAGGAGCGGCTGTTGGTTCCAGAGATTTTTTTGAAGAGTATGTTGACGAAAAAGTTGAGGAATGGGTTGCACAAGTAACCAGACTGGCAGAATTCGCTACAACACAGCCTCAATCTAGTTATGCAGCCTTTGCGTTTGGACTAAGGCACCATTGGACATATTTTTTAAGAACTCTGCCAGACATAGCCCCTTTTCTTGAACCGCTAGAGCGTGCCACAGCGGATTTGCTTGTGCCGGCTATCACCGAACATGTTACCACACAGGAAGAGCGGGATCTATTAGAACTCCCAGTTCGCTTAGGCGGGCTTGGGCTAGTCAATCCAGCCAGAACCGCATCACAAGAGTATGAGGCGTCTGTTAAGATCACAGGCCCTCTTGTGCGGCAAATTATCAAGCAAGCCCACGAGCCACCGGATGAGACGGAAATTAAGACCTTGCAAGCGAGTGCACGAAGAGAAAAAGATGAATTGTTGAAGATGCAGTGTGAGCAAGTGAGGGAATCCTTGCCTAGCAAAACTGAACGCGCGGTAGAGCTAGCTACGGAGAAAGGAGCCTCGAATTGGTTGACGGTGATCCCAATAAGGGAGATGAATTTTAACTTGAACAAAAGAGAATTCAGAGATGCAATCAAACTAAGGTATGACTGGGAGATCGCTGACCTACCGGCCATGTGCACATGTGGGGACTTATTTACCGTTGACCATGCTATGGTCTGCCGGCATGGGGGGCTGATCATTCAGAGGCACAATGAGATTAGGGACTTAGAAGCGGAAATGTTGCGCATGGTCTGCACCGACGTAGAGATAGAGCCAGTCCTTCAGGAGGTCACTGGGGAAGAGTTAAATAGAGGTGCAAACAAAGCGCCTGATGCCCGACTAGATGTTCACGCTCGCGGGTTTTGGGACAGACAGCCATCTGCGTTCTTTGATGTTCGGGTGTGCCATCCAAATGCAGATTCGTATCGAGAACTATCTCTGAAACAGATATTCCAACTACATGAAAATGAGAAGAAGAGGCAATAA